One genomic region from Neisseria weaveri encodes:
- the rodA gene encoding rod shape-determining protein RodA → MNNNNDWLAKIKYYIWKPMDPWLFYAMLTIYVMSLFLLYSADGQEIRQLENKTIHTVLAFILLWFVARTRPQFLANFALPMYVTGVILLIGVHFFGVTVNGSTRWLNIGIGRIQPSEIMKIALPMMVAWYFQKYEMSLKWYHYAVALFLVAIPGVLILKQPDLGTATLIMASGLFVVFFAGLPWKVIATAVIGFLAALPLIWNYGMHDYQKVRVMTLLDPTKDPLGAGYHIIQSMIAIGSGGLWGKGWLNGTQTHLDYIPEATTDFIFAVYGEEFGLIGNILLLAIYLLILGRGLYIAAKAPTLYSRSLAGALTMTFFCYAFVNMGMVSGILPVVGVPLPLVSYGGTATLSIMMVLALLMGISNQRQN, encoded by the coding sequence ATGAATAATAACAACGATTGGCTGGCCAAAATCAAATACTATATTTGGAAGCCGATGGATCCGTGGCTTTTTTATGCCATGTTAACCATCTACGTAATGAGCCTGTTTCTCCTTTATTCAGCAGACGGACAAGAAATCAGGCAACTTGAAAATAAAACCATACACACCGTTTTGGCTTTTATATTATTGTGGTTCGTAGCCAGAACCCGCCCTCAATTTTTAGCAAATTTCGCTCTACCGATGTATGTAACGGGCGTTATTCTGCTTATCGGCGTGCATTTTTTTGGTGTAACGGTTAACGGCTCTACACGATGGCTTAATATAGGTATAGGTAGAATACAGCCGTCTGAAATTATGAAAATTGCTTTGCCTATGATGGTTGCTTGGTATTTTCAGAAATACGAAATGTCTTTGAAGTGGTACCACTATGCCGTTGCACTTTTTTTGGTTGCTATTCCCGGAGTTTTGATATTAAAACAGCCTGACTTAGGAACGGCTACTCTTATTATGGCTTCCGGACTGTTTGTGGTATTTTTTGCCGGTTTGCCTTGGAAAGTAATCGCTACTGCCGTGATCGGATTTTTAGCCGCACTACCTCTAATTTGGAATTACGGCATGCACGATTATCAAAAAGTACGTGTCATGACCCTTCTGGATCCCACAAAAGATCCACTTGGAGCCGGTTATCATATTATCCAATCTATGATTGCCATTGGTTCCGGCGGTCTCTGGGGAAAAGGTTGGCTTAATGGTACGCAAACCCATTTGGATTATATTCCAGAAGCCACGACTGATTTTATCTTCGCAGTTTACGGGGAAGAATTCGGTTTGATTGGCAATATTTTATTATTGGCCATTTATCTTTTAATCTTAGGCAGAGGCCTATACATTGCCGCCAAAGCCCCTACTCTTTACAGCCGTTCATTAGCGGGTGCGCTGACTATGACTTTCTTCTGCTATGCCTTTGTAAATATGGGTATGGTCAGCGGTATTTTACCGGTCGTAGGCGTGCCTTTGCCGCTAGTCAGCTACGGTGGGACCGCAACCTTATCTATTATGATGGTACTTGCATTATTAATGGGTATTTCCAACCAAAGACAAAACTAA
- a CDS encoding MarC family protein, with product MGLEVSKIILAFMVLINPFGALSLFLDLTKNNSTRERKKVAQVSALTVLIVITIFTVSGGWLLKILGISVGSFQVGGGILVLLIAISMMSGNNNPAKPDLGTDEGREITIQQPKHNQSIAAIAVVPLAIPMMIGPGGISTVIIYASAAKNYWDTASILIAGLIISLICYLTLIAASKVSKILGETGLTILNRVMGMLLAAVSIEIIVAGLKNLFPQLIG from the coding sequence ATGGGATTAGAAGTCAGTAAAATTATTTTGGCATTCATGGTTTTGATTAACCCGTTTGGCGCATTATCACTTTTTTTGGATCTAACAAAAAATAATAGTACCCGAGAAAGAAAAAAAGTTGCCCAAGTTTCAGCATTAACAGTGTTGATCGTCATCACAATTTTTACAGTAAGCGGTGGCTGGTTGCTAAAAATTTTAGGAATCAGCGTCGGCTCATTCCAAGTTGGCGGTGGGATTTTGGTATTGCTTATTGCAATTTCTATGATGAGTGGCAACAACAATCCGGCTAAACCGGATTTAGGTACAGACGAAGGCCGTGAAATTACTATTCAACAACCTAAACACAATCAAAGTATCGCCGCAATTGCCGTTGTTCCTCTTGCCATCCCAATGATGATTGGCCCGGGAGGTATTTCAACCGTCATTATTTATGCTTCTGCTGCAAAGAATTATTGGGATACAGCCTCTATTTTGATTGCCGGTTTGATTATCAGCTTGATTTGTTATCTGACACTTATTGCCGCGTCAAAGGTCAGCAAAATATTGGGAGAAACGGGATTAACAATTTTAAACCGTGTAATGGGTATGTTGCTTGCTGCAGTATCTATTGAAATTATCGTCGCAGGTTTAAAAAATCTTTTCCCTCAGCTCATAGGTTAA
- the lpdA gene encoding dihydrolipoyl dehydrogenase — MSLIELKVPDIGGHENVDIIAVEIKAGDTVALEDTLVTLETDKATMDVPAEAAGVVKEVKVKVGDKISEGGVIAVIEAAGAAAEAPKAEAAPAPVQEAPKAAAPAPQAAQFSGSADAEYDVVVLGGGPGGYSAAFAAADEGLKVAIIEQYSTLGGVCLNVGCIPSKALLHNAAVIDEVKHLAANGIKYPEPEIDIDMLRGYKEKVIGKLTGGLAGMAKARKVELIQGRGEFVGANHIDVALTESSEYEKATETGEKKTITFKNAIIAVGSRVVNLPFIPQDPRIVDSTGALELRQVPEKMLIIGGGIIGLEMGTVYSTLGARLDVVEMMDGLMQGADRDLVKVWQKMNEHRFDNIMTNTKTVGVEAKEDGIYVSFEGEKAPKEPQRYDLVLVAAGRAPNGKLCGAEKAGVAVTDRGFIEVDKQQRTNVPHIYAIGDVVGQPMLAHKAVHEGHVAAENCAGHKAFFDARVIPGVAYTDPEVAWVGVTEEIAKRDGIKITKSAFPWAASGRAIANGRDEGFTKLIFDAETGQVIGGGIVGTHAGDMIGEICLAIEMGCDAADIGKTIHPHPTLGESIGMSAEVALGTCTDLPPQRKKK, encoded by the coding sequence ATGAGCTTGATTGAACTCAAGGTTCCCGATATCGGCGGCCACGAAAACGTGGACATCATCGCCGTGGAAATCAAAGCAGGCGATACCGTGGCGCTTGAAGATACGTTGGTTACTTTGGAAACCGACAAAGCGACTATGGACGTGCCCGCCGAAGCTGCCGGCGTGGTGAAAGAAGTAAAAGTCAAAGTAGGCGACAAAATTTCCGAAGGCGGAGTGATTGCCGTGATTGAGGCTGCCGGTGCAGCAGCCGAAGCACCCAAAGCAGAAGCTGCCCCCGCACCTGTGCAAGAAGCACCGAAAGCGGCTGCACCTGCACCGCAAGCCGCGCAATTTAGCGGTTCTGCCGATGCCGAATACGACGTAGTGGTGCTGGGCGGCGGCCCAGGCGGCTATTCCGCTGCATTTGCCGCAGCGGACGAAGGCTTGAAAGTTGCCATTATCGAGCAATACAGCACATTAGGTGGTGTATGTCTGAATGTTGGCTGTATTCCTTCTAAAGCTTTGCTGCATAATGCTGCGGTCATTGATGAAGTAAAACATTTGGCTGCAAACGGTATCAAATATCCTGAGCCGGAGATTGATATCGACATGCTGCGCGGCTATAAAGAAAAAGTTATCGGCAAACTGACCGGTGGTTTAGCCGGTATGGCCAAAGCCCGTAAAGTGGAGTTGATTCAAGGGCGGGGCGAATTTGTTGGTGCTAATCATATCGACGTAGCTTTAACCGAGAGCAGCGAATATGAGAAAGCTACTGAAACCGGCGAGAAAAAAACCATTACTTTCAAAAATGCAATTATAGCCGTCGGCAGCCGAGTAGTTAATTTGCCTTTTATTCCACAGGATCCGCGTATTGTAGATAGTACCGGTGCATTGGAGTTACGTCAGGTACCTGAAAAAATGCTGATTATCGGTGGTGGTATTATCGGTTTGGAAATGGGTACTGTATATAGCACTTTGGGAGCCCGCTTAGACGTAGTCGAAATGATGGACGGCTTAATGCAAGGTGCAGATCGCGATTTGGTGAAAGTTTGGCAAAAAATGAACGAGCACCGCTTCGACAATATTATGACTAACACCAAAACCGTTGGCGTAGAGGCTAAAGAAGATGGCATTTATGTCTCTTTTGAAGGTGAAAAAGCCCCTAAAGAGCCGCAACGCTATGACTTGGTTTTAGTTGCAGCGGGTCGTGCGCCGAATGGAAAATTATGTGGGGCCGAAAAAGCCGGTGTTGCTGTAACTGATCGCGGTTTTATCGAAGTAGATAAACAGCAGCGGACTAATGTGCCTCATATCTATGCAATTGGCGATGTGGTAGGACAGCCGATGTTGGCTCATAAAGCCGTACATGAAGGTCATGTAGCAGCAGAAAATTGTGCAGGACATAAAGCATTCTTCGATGCAAGGGTTATCCCCGGCGTGGCCTATACAGACCCGGAAGTTGCTTGGGTTGGGGTAACGGAAGAAATAGCAAAACGTGACGGCATCAAAATTACCAAATCTGCATTCCCGTGGGCGGCGTCTGGTCGCGCCATTGCCAATGGTCGGGATGAAGGTTTCACCAAATTAATTTTTGATGCTGAAACAGGTCAAGTTATCGGTGGCGGCATTGTCGGTACGCATGCCGGTGATATGATCGGTGAAATTTGTTTGGCAATCGAAATGGGTTGTGATGCTGCCGATATCGGTAAAACCATTCATCCTCATCCGACTTTGGGTGAGAGCATCGGTATGTCTGCAGAGGTGGCTTTAGGTACTTGTACCGACTTGCCTCCCCAAAGAAAGAAAAAGTAA
- the aceF gene encoding dihydrolipoyllysine-residue acetyltransferase: MSQIVEIKVPDIGGHENVDVIAVEVKAGDTIAVDDTLITLETDKATMDVPADAAGVVKEVKVNVGDKVSEGSVIVLVEAAGAAAQAAPATEKAAEPAPAAAPAQAAPAAAPAAGGATVKVEVPDIGGHENVDVIAVEIKVGDTVSEDDTLITLETDKATMDVPSTAAGVVKAVYVKVGDKVSQGTQIIEVETAGGAAAAPAAAPAQEAPQAAAPAPQAAPAPAAPKADAAPVAAFGNTPVNEAAFAKAHAGPSARKLARELGVDLSLVKGTGLKGRIVGEDIKAFVKAAMQGVAGKAAPAAATASLGGGLDLLPWPKVDFSKFGEIEVKELSRIKKISGQNLSRNWVMIPHVTVNEEADMTELEEFRKTLNKEWEREGLKLSPLAFIIKASVTALKAFPEFNSSLDGENLILKKYYNIGFAADTPNGLVVPVIKDVDKKGLKEISQELTELSKKAREGKLKPNEMQGACFTISSLGGIGGTSFTPIVNAPEVAILGVCKSQMKPVWNGSAFEPRLMCPLSLSFDHRVIDGAAGMRFTVYLANLLKDFRRVVL, encoded by the coding sequence ATGAGTCAAATCGTAGAAATCAAAGTACCCGACATCGGCGGCCATGAAAATGTAGACGTGATTGCCGTTGAAGTGAAAGCGGGCGACACCATCGCTGTCGACGATACCCTGATTACGCTGGAAACCGACAAAGCCACCATGGACGTACCCGCCGATGCCGCGGGCGTGGTGAAAGAAGTTAAAGTCAACGTGGGCGACAAAGTTTCCGAAGGCAGCGTGATTGTCTTGGTTGAAGCCGCCGGTGCCGCCGCTCAAGCAGCGCCCGCCACCGAAAAAGCAGCCGAGCCTGCTCCTGCCGCCGCACCTGCACAAGCAGCCCCCGCTGCTGCTCCTGCTGCGGGCGGTGCAACTGTAAAAGTGGAAGTGCCTGATATCGGCGGCCACGAAAATGTGGACGTGATTGCCGTTGAAATCAAAGTGGGCGACACCGTATCCGAAGACGATACGCTGATTACTTTGGAAACCGACAAAGCCACTATGGATGTGCCGAGCACCGCTGCCGGCGTAGTGAAAGCCGTGTATGTGAAAGTGGGCGACAAAGTTTCCCAAGGCACTCAAATTATCGAAGTAGAAACCGCAGGCGGTGCCGCTGCCGCTCCTGCCGCAGCTCCCGCACAAGAAGCGCCTCAAGCCGCTGCACCTGCGCCGCAAGCTGCTCCGGCTCCTGCCGCGCCTAAAGCCGATGCCGCTCCGGTTGCCGCATTCGGCAATACGCCGGTAAACGAAGCCGCATTTGCCAAAGCCCATGCCGGCCCGTCTGCACGCAAACTGGCGCGCGAGTTGGGCGTGGATTTGAGCTTAGTTAAAGGTACGGGCTTGAAAGGCCGTATCGTCGGCGAAGACATCAAAGCCTTCGTGAAAGCCGCTATGCAAGGCGTTGCGGGCAAAGCTGCGCCTGCTGCTGCAACTGCTTCATTGGGCGGTGGTTTGGACTTGCTGCCGTGGCCGAAAGTCGATTTCAGCAAGTTCGGCGAAATCGAAGTGAAAGAACTTTCCCGCATTAAAAAAATTTCCGGTCAAAACCTGTCGCGAAACTGGGTGATGATTCCCCACGTTACCGTGAACGAAGAAGCCGATATGACCGAGCTGGAAGAGTTCCGCAAAACGCTGAACAAAGAGTGGGAGCGCGAAGGCCTGAAACTGTCGCCGTTGGCGTTCATTATCAAGGCTTCCGTAACCGCCTTGAAAGCCTTCCCCGAGTTCAATTCTTCTCTTGACGGCGAAAACCTGATTCTGAAGAAATACTACAACATCGGCTTTGCCGCCGACACGCCCAACGGCTTGGTTGTGCCGGTAATCAAAGACGTGGACAAAAAAGGCTTGAAAGAAATTTCCCAAGAGCTGACCGAGTTGAGCAAAAAAGCCCGCGAAGGCAAGCTCAAGCCCAACGAAATGCAAGGTGCCTGCTTTACCATTTCCAGCTTGGGCGGCATCGGCGGCACAAGCTTCACGCCGATTGTGAACGCTCCCGAAGTGGCCATTTTGGGCGTGTGCAAATCACAAATGAAACCGGTATGGAACGGCTCGGCTTTTGAACCGCGCCTGATGTGCCCGTTGAGCCTGTCGTTCGACCACCGCGTGATCGATGGTGCGGCCGGTATGCGCTTTACCGTGTATCTGGCGAACCTGTTGAAAGACTTCCGCCGCGTGGTGCTGTAA
- the aceE gene encoding pyruvate dehydrogenase (acetyl-transferring), homodimeric type: MSIQINDVDPIETQEWLDALSSVLETEGEGRAHYLLEQLVKYTRRRGVHMPFDATTAYLNTIPVGKEQKSPGNHELEHRIRSIIRWNAAAMVLRAGKKNLELGGHIASFQSAATLYDVGFNHFWKAKGDGEEGDMVFVQGHAAPGIYARAFVEGRLTEEQLDNFRQEVDGEGLSSYPHPHLMPDFWQFPTVSMGLGPLMAIYQARFLKYLESRGLTKTKGRKVWVFCGDGEMDEPESQGAISLAAREGLDNLIFVINCNLQRLDGPVRGNGKIIQELEGNFRGAGWNVLKVIWGGRWDALLLRDNDNALKQRMNECLDGDYQTYKSKDGAYVREHFFNTPELKAMVANMSDEEIWLLNRGGHDPHKVYAAYYEAVNNAGGRPTVILAKTIKGYGMGASGEGQNVAHQAKKMDVASLKQFRNRFNIPVTDEQIESGDLPYYRFPEDSAEMQYLRERRNALGGYLPQRNPNTEPLPVPELSAFDAQLQSSGDREFSTTMAFVRILSTLLKDKQLGKRIVPIVPDESRTFGMEGMFRQYGIWNPKGQQYTPQDKDQLMFYKESVDGQMLQEGINEPGAMADWIAAATSYANNRYAMIPFYIYYSMFGFQRVGDLAWAAGDMHARGFLVGGTAGRTTLNGEGLQHEDGHSHIQADLIPNCLSYDPTFQYELAVIIQDGLRRMYVEQEDVFYYLTVMNENYVHPAMPQREGVEEEILKGMYLLKAGDNGDKKVQLMGSGVILNEVIKAAELLKNDFGVDADIWSVPSFNMLHRDAIEVERYNRLHPMEAEKLPFVTQQLQGRDGPVIASTDYIRSFADRIRAYVPNDYHVLGTDGFGRSDSRANLRDFFEVDSRHVVVAALNALAKQGKVTKETVQLAIDKYGIKTDTAPSWKR; this comes from the coding sequence ATGTCCATCCAAATAAATGACGTTGACCCGATTGAAACCCAGGAGTGGTTAGATGCGTTAAGTTCGGTTTTGGAAACCGAAGGCGAAGGCCGTGCGCACTACCTGCTGGAACAATTGGTGAAATATACCCGCCGTCGCGGTGTACATATGCCGTTTGATGCCACAACCGCTTATTTGAATACGATTCCTGTAGGCAAAGAGCAAAAATCACCGGGTAATCATGAATTGGAGCACCGTATCCGTTCCATCATCCGTTGGAATGCCGCTGCAATGGTATTGCGTGCCGGCAAAAAGAATCTGGAGTTGGGTGGACATATCGCTTCTTTCCAATCTGCAGCGACATTGTATGACGTCGGCTTCAACCATTTCTGGAAAGCCAAAGGCGACGGTGAAGAAGGCGATATGGTATTCGTACAAGGTCACGCCGCCCCCGGTATTTATGCCCGCGCCTTTGTTGAAGGCCGTCTGACTGAAGAACAATTGGATAATTTCCGCCAAGAAGTAGACGGCGAAGGTTTATCTTCTTATCCGCACCCTCATTTGATGCCTGATTTCTGGCAGTTCCCGACCGTATCAATGGGTTTGGGCCCGTTGATGGCTATTTATCAAGCACGTTTCCTGAAGTATCTGGAATCACGCGGCCTGACCAAAACCAAAGGCCGCAAAGTATGGGTATTCTGCGGTGACGGTGAAATGGACGAACCTGAAAGCCAAGGCGCGATTTCTCTGGCCGCCCGCGAAGGCTTAGACAACCTGATTTTCGTCATCAACTGTAACCTGCAGCGCTTGGACGGTCCGGTACGCGGTAACGGCAAAATCATTCAGGAATTGGAAGGTAACTTCCGCGGTGCCGGTTGGAACGTATTGAAAGTTATTTGGGGCGGTCGTTGGGATGCTTTGCTGTTGAGAGACAATGACAATGCATTGAAACAACGTATGAACGAATGTTTGGATGGTGACTACCAAACTTATAAATCTAAAGACGGTGCCTATGTTCGCGAGCACTTTTTCAATACGCCCGAACTGAAAGCCATGGTTGCCAATATGTCTGACGAAGAAATTTGGTTGTTGAACCGTGGTGGTCATGATCCGCACAAAGTTTATGCGGCTTATTATGAAGCAGTGAATAATGCAGGTGGCCGTCCGACCGTGATTTTGGCAAAAACCATTAAAGGTTACGGTATGGGTGCATCAGGCGAAGGTCAAAACGTTGCCCACCAAGCCAAAAAAATGGACGTGGCTTCATTAAAACAATTCCGTAACCGTTTTAATATTCCGGTGACCGACGAGCAAATCGAAAGTGGTGATCTGCCTTACTACCGCTTCCCTGAAGACAGTGCGGAAATGCAATATTTGCGTGAGCGCCGCAATGCATTGGGTGGCTACTTGCCTCAGCGCAACCCGAATACCGAACCGTTACCTGTGCCTGAGTTGTCTGCATTTGACGCTCAATTGCAAAGCAGTGGCGATCGCGAATTCTCGACTACTATGGCATTTGTCCGCATTTTGTCGACCTTGTTGAAAGACAAGCAATTGGGCAAACGCATTGTGCCGATCGTGCCCGATGAAAGCCGTACTTTCGGTATGGAAGGCATGTTCCGCCAATACGGTATTTGGAACCCCAAAGGTCAGCAATATACCCCGCAAGACAAAGATCAATTGATGTTCTACAAAGAATCTGTAGACGGTCAAATGTTGCAGGAAGGTATTAACGAGCCGGGCGCGATGGCCGACTGGATTGCCGCGGCAACCAGCTATGCCAACAACCGTTACGCCATGATTCCGTTCTACATTTACTACTCAATGTTCGGTTTCCAACGCGTAGGCGATTTGGCTTGGGCGGCCGGTGACATGCACGCACGCGGCTTCTTGGTAGGCGGTACCGCAGGCCGCACCACGCTGAACGGCGAAGGCTTGCAACACGAAGACGGCCACAGCCACATTCAAGCTGATCTGATCCCGAACTGCTTGTCTTACGACCCGACTTTCCAATACGAATTGGCTGTGATTATCCAAGACGGTTTGCGCCGCATGTATGTAGAACAAGAAGACGTGTTCTACTACCTGACCGTGATGAACGAAAACTATGTTCACCCTGCTATGCCGCAACGCGAAGGTGTCGAAGAAGAAATCCTGAAAGGTATGTATCTGCTGAAAGCCGGCGATAACGGTGATAAGAAAGTACAACTGATGGGTTCCGGTGTCATTCTGAACGAAGTGATTAAAGCCGCCGAATTGCTGAAAAACGATTTCGGCGTAGATGCGGATATTTGGTCGGTACCTTCGTTTAATATGCTGCACCGTGATGCCATCGAAGTTGAACGCTACAACCGTCTGCACCCGATGGAAGCGGAAAAGTTGCCGTTTGTAACACAACAACTGCAAGGTCGTGACGGTCCTGTCATTGCTTCAACCGATTATATCCGCAGCTTTGCCGACCGTATCCGCGCCTATGTGCCGAACGACTATCATGTTTTAGGTACTGACGGTTTCGGCCGCAGCGATTCCCGTGCTAACCTGCGCGATTTCTTTGAAGTGGACAGCCGCCATGTTGTGGTTGCTGCACTGAATGCTCTAGCGAAACAGGGCAAAGTAACAAAAGAGACCGTTCAGCTGGCTATCGATAAGTACGGCATCAAAACCGATACTGCACCGAGCTGGAAGCGGTAA